CCTGTGCGCCGATATCGTCGCCAACAACCTCGAATTGGGCGCTCCCACCCTGATTTTCACCCAGTATCGGCAGACCGGCGAACTGCTCGTGCGCCACCTCGCCGAACAGTTCGAGGTGGCCGCTCCGTTCTTCCACGGCGGACTGGACCAGGCCGAGCGGGCCGCGATCGTCAACGGTTTCCAGGCCGCGGACGGACCGCCCGTGCTCGTGCTGAGCCTGCGCGCGGCGGGCACCGGCCTCACCCTGACCCGCGCCGCCGACGTCATCCACTTCGACCGCTGGTGGAATCCGGCCGTCGAGGCACAGGCCTCGGATCGCGCCCATCGCATCGGCCAGACCCGCACGGTCACCGTCACCACCCTGACCTCGACCACCACCGTCGAAGAACACATCGCCCGGATGCACGACCGCAAGTCCGCGCTCTCGGACCTCGGCGACTCCGCAGGCATCGCCGCGCTGGCCCGGCTCGACGACGACCAGCTGATCGAAATCCTGCGCCGGAAACGGGGGAACTGATGGCGGACAACGAATTCGGCTACACCCTGTGGGGCATGGACTGGGTCCGGCTCGCCGAGCCGCTGCGGCAGACCCGGCCCGACCCACTGCTCCCCCGCGCCCGCAGCATCGCCCGCAACCACGGCATCCAGGCCACCATCGAGGGCCGCGTCGTCCGCGCGACCCTGCATCGAGGCAGCGAGGCCTCGGTACTCCATCTGGAGGTCGCGCCGCTGCCGCGTACGGCGGTCACCGCCATCAACACAGCCATCCCCGACACCACCGTCCTCACCGACGACATGCACCGCGCCGCCAAAGCCGCGGGCATCGCCGTAGCGCCCGTGCTCGCCGGCACGGACTGCTCCTGCAAGGCACGCTCCCCCGCTGCCTGCACATCCTCGCCCTGTACTACGACATGGCGCGCCGGGTGGACGAGAATCCGCGCCTGGCACTGGAACTCCAGGGCTATTTCCAAACGGCACACGAGGACGACACACCCGCCCCTGTCGAGGCGCCCCGCTGGGTACCGATCAACACCCTCGACCCCGCCGACTACTTCGTCGCGCCGACCGCGCCCTGACCAACCCGATTCTGCGTTCTCGCACTACTTTCGCGTTCTCGCACCCGCTGCGGCTGGCTGTAGCCGGTGCGGGAACCCAGAAGTAGTGCGAGAAGCTGCGCCAGCGTGGTGCGTGTGCAGAGTGCGCGGGCGGCGACCGGCGTGAGCAGATGGTGGCGCATTCTGCGGCCGGTGGCGGTCCGGTCCGACCGAGGTGCGCACGCCGGCACCCTCCTCCGCGGCGTGCGCACCTCTCCTGAGCGCCCGATCTCACTGTCCTGGTGGCGGATTCGGCTCGGATCGGATCCACCGGTGGCGTCCGGACAGCGTCGGGGCGCTCAGGCGGGGCGGCGGGCACGGAAGCGGAAGCTCCCCTGCCCGATTTCGATTTCCACGTCGGTGAAGCCGATGCGGGTGAGTCGGTCGGCGGCATGCTCGGGCGGCACTGGCACGCAGGTGTCGCCCAGGTGGATGAGCCGGAACAGCCAGCCGTCCAAGCCGTCACTGCCCGCGAACACCCCGCCGGGACGCAGCACCCGCAGCGCGTCGGCGAACACCAGGTCCTGCTGCCGCGCGGTCGGCACGTGGTGCAGCATGGTGAAGCACACGACCGAATCGAATTGCTCTGCGGCGAAGGGCATCTCGGCACCGTCACCCTGCACCACGGTCATCGCCGAGCCGTGCCGGGTGCGCAACCGCGCGGCCAGTTCCGGGTCGAGCTCGACCCCGGTGAGCGTCCCCGTACGAGCGCGCAGCGTCCCCACGTTCGCGCCGTAGCCAGGCCCGATCTCGAGCGCACTGTCACCGAGGTCGAGCCCGTGCAGCGCCCACGGCACGATCTTGGTCGCGCTGGTCCGTTCCCACCGCGCGGAGCGGCACAGCGCCCGATGGAGCAGGTTCATCGCCATAGCCACGAGGTTAGGAGCGGACAGCGATGACCACTACCGGCTACGGTGACATTTTGTGTCGCTGAACGGCCATCCCCGCTTCCAGCCGGTGCCACCCGGCCCGACGGCGATGGTGTTCGGCGTCGGGCTGCTGCCCGCCGGCTTCTGGTTCGCGACGCACGAGCATCCGCAACACCAGATCGCCTGGGCCGCACGCGGAGTCATCGCCGTCGAGGTGGGCGACGCCCGCTGGGTGCTGCCACCCACCCGGGCGCTGTGGATCCCCGGCGGCATCCGGCATCGGACCGGCACCGCGGACGGCGCCGAAATGCGCGGCATCTACCTCGAACCCGGCCGCTGCCCCGTCACTTTCACGACGCCGACCATGCTCCGCGTGACCCGGCTGCTGCACGAGCTGTTCGACCATCTCGCCGCACCCGGCACCGCGGCCGCCCAACGCGAACGAGCGGAGGCGGTGGTCTTCGATCTGCTGAGCCCGGTCGACGTCGTCCCGATCACGCTCCAACCCCCGACCGATCCGCGTGCCAAACAGGTGGCCGACGCGCTGACCCGCGATCCCGCCGACGACCGGACCTTGGCGGCGTTCGCCGCGGCCGTCGCCACCAGTCCCCGTACGCTGGCCCGGTTGTTCGTCGCGGAAACCGGAATCACCTTCGGCCACTGGCGAACTCAAGTCCGCCTCGCCGCTTCGCTGCCACTGCTGGCGGCAGGCCTACCGATCGCGCGCATCGCGGGCCGCGTCGGCTACGGCACCCCCAGTGCCTACGTCGCGGCTTTCCGCCGTGCCGTCGGCGTCTCCCCCGGACGTTATTTCACCGGTTGATCACGCGTTGGTGCCACCGTCGACGGTGAAGGTCGCGCCGGTGACGCTGCGACCGGTGTCCCCCGCAAGGAACGCGACCATCGCCGCCATATCCTCCGGCGCCGCGAAGTGACCCAGCGCGGACAGCTGGACTTGCAGGTCGTAGTGCCCACCGTCGACCGGATTCATATCCGTCACCGTCGATCCCGGCTGCAACAGGTTGACGGTGATCCCCCGCGGACCGAGTTCACGCGCGAGCGCCTTGGTGAAACCGTTCAGCGCCGACTTGCTCAGGTTGTACAGCGAGAGACCGGCGAACGGCGCGTGCTCGGACAGATTGCTGCCGACGCTGACGATCCGGCCACCGTCACTCATGTGCGCCACCGCGGCCTGCGCACCGACGAACGCGGCGCGGGCGTGGATATTCAGCGCCCGGTCGACCTCGTCGACGGTGAACTCCTCGAACGGTTTCGCGGGGAAGATGCCCGCGTTGTTCACCAGGATGTCCAACCGGCCGAGATCGCTCGCGGTCTGGTGCACGGCATGCACCACATCAGCGGCGTCGGCGCTGTCCGCGCGGTAGGCGACCGCCCGGCCGCCTGCTGATTCGATCTCCGCGACAACGGCTTTCGCCTGCACGTCGCGGTTCTGATAGGTGATGGCCACGGCCGCCCCGTCGGCGGCCAGCTTGCGCGCGATCGCCGCCCCGATTCCCCGGCTGCCGCCCGTCACCAGCGCCACCTTGCCCGTGAGACCCGACATCGCTCCTCCTATTTCTGTGTCGATCACTACATAAATAGCTAAGCGCACGGGCCCGCTCCGCGTCAAGCGGTATATTTAGTGATCGACACAGAAAGGATCGGGATGGCCGAACGGGGACGACCGCGCGCTTTCGACCGCACGGACGCGCTGCGCCGCGCCATGGAGGTGTTCTGGGAGCACGGCTACGAAGGCGCGTCGATGAACGATCTCACCACGGCGATGGGCATCAACTCACCGAGCCTGTACGCCGCGTTCGGCTGCAAGGAGGCGCTGTTCCGGGAGGCCATCGACCTCTACGGGCAAACCGAAGGCGGATACACCGAGCGGGCACTGCGCGAAGAGCCGACCGCGCGCGCCGCCATCGAAGCGATGTTGCGGGACAACGCGATCGCCTACACCGTCGAGGACAAACCACACGGCTGCATGATCGTGCTGGCCGGCTCCACCTACACCACCCGCAACGAGTCCATCCGCGACTTCCTGGTCGAAAAACGCAGCGGGACAACCGAAGACATCCGCAAGCGACTGGATCGCGGTGTGACGGAAGGTGATCTGCCCGCGGATACCGACACCGCCGCCCTCGCGAACTTCTACACCACGGTGTTGTACGGCCTGTCGATCCAGGCGCGCGACGGGGTCCCGCTGAAAAGCCTGACCCTGGCCATCGATTGCGCGATGGCCGCATGGCCGGCGCAGGACACCTCCCCCGCTACCGCAGGCAGCGGCGACCAGCAGTAGGCGCACGCCGTGCGCCCGACGGCAACCCCTCAGCGGCAGACTCTGCGCCCGCCACCAGATTGTGCGCCCGGCAGCAGATGGCGTCCGGCAGCACGCCGATGTCCCTCACCAGATCGCGCCCGGCGACACCCGCCCTCCGCCAGCACCCGGATGCCGGGCGACAGATTGTGCACCACTGTCGTCCCGCACCCCTTCTGATGCGTCGCACCTCCTGTGGCCTGCCCCAGCGGGTGCGACACGTCAAAACCGGTGCGACACGCTGGCTTAGGGGGCGCCAGGCAGCGCGCCCGTGGGTCAACGATGGCCACACAGTGGCCTGCCCAACCACTGCAGCCTGCCTAAGGCGAAACACGCCCAGCGGCACCACGCCTCCGGAGACGCCCCGAGCCGGGCCGCACCTCACGCCCGGCTACACCCCACGCCCAGCGGCACCCGGGCTCCTGCGGTACCCCGATCCGGGCGCACCCCCAGGCCCGGCAGCACCCCGGCGCCCGGCAGCACCTACATCCGGCGCAGTGCGGCGATACGTTCTTCCAGCTGATCCGCGGAGGCCAAAGCCGTTGGCGGGCCGCCACATTCGCGGCGCAGCTCGCCGTGGATCACGCCGTGCGGCTTGTTGGTGCGGTGGTGGTGCATGGCGACCAGGCTATTGAGTTCCCGGCGCAATTCGCCCAACCGGTCTGCGGTGGCGACCCGTTCGGACGCACTCGCCACCTGCGGGCCAGGCGCGGGCGTGAAGGGCGTCTCGGCGCGGTCGGCGATCTGCTTGGACTGCCGGTCGCGCAGCAGCGCGCGCATCTGATCGGCGTCGAGCAGACCGGGGATGCCCAAATAGTCGGCCTCCTCGTCGCTGCCCGCGAAAGTCGCTGTGCCGAAAGAGGATCCGTCGTAGATCACCTGATCGAGCTCGGCGTCGGCGGCCAGCGCGACGAAGGACTTCTCTTCCTCGCCCGGCTCGTCCTGCTGCTTGTTCGCCTCGATCAGCAGTTCGTCTTCGAGGCCGTCCTTCTCCCGGTGCGGTTTGCCGATCACATGGTCGCGCTGCAATTCCAGCTGCGCGGCCAGATCGAGCAGCACCGGCACCGAGGGCAGGAACACGCTCGCGGTCTCGCCGGGCCGCCGGGCGCGCACGAACCGGCCGATCGCCTGCGCGAAATACAGCGGGGTCGAGGCGCTCGTCGCGTACACGCCGACGGCCAGCCGCGGCACGTCGACGCCCTCGGACACCATGCGCACCGCGACCATCCACGGATCCTTGCTGGCGGCGAACTCGCCGATCCGGTCGGACGAGGACGGATCGTCGGACAGCACCAGCGCGGGCTTGCTGCCCGAAATGTGTTCCAGCAGTTCGGCGTAGTCGCGCGCCCGCTCCTGGTCGGTGGCGATCACCAGGCCGCCCGCGTCCGGCATGCCGGTATTGCGCAGCTGGCGCAGGCGCATATCGGCGGCGCGCAGCACGGCCGAGATCCAGTCGCCCGCCGGGTCGAGCGCGGTGCGCCAGGCCCGCGCGGTCTGCTCGGCGTTCAGCGGCTCACCGAGGCGGGCGGTGTGCTCCTCGCCCGCGCTGTCGCGCCAGTGCGCGTCACCGGAGTAGGCGAGGAACACCACGGGCCGCACGACGCCGTCGGCGAGCGCCTCGGAGTAGCCGTAGGCGTGATCGGCGCGCGAACGCGGGAACCCGGACTCGTCGGGCTCGTAGGTGATGAACGGGATCTGGCTGTCGTCGCTGCGGAACGGGGTGCCGGTCAGCGCGAGCCGGCGGGTGGCGTCACCGAACGCCTCGGCGGTCGCCTCACCCCAGCTCTTCGCGTCGCCCGCGTGGTGGATCTCGTCGAGAATGACCAGGGTCCTGCGGTTTTCGGTGCGCACCCGGTGCCGCGACGGATGCGAGGCGACCTGCGCGTAGGTGACCACGACACCGTGGTAGTCGCCGGACGTACCGCCCGCCGCATTCGAGAACCGCGAATCCAGTGCGATGCCCGCGCGGGCGGCGGACTGTGCCCACTGATGCTTGAGATGCTCGGTCGGGGCGACCACGGTGATCTGATCGACGGTGCGGTCGGCCAGCAGTTCGGCCGCGACCCGCAGCGCGAAGGTCGTCTTACCCGCGCCCGGCGTCGCCACCGCAAGGAAATCGCGCGGCTTGGACGCCAGATACTTCGTCAAAGCCCGCCGCTGCCAGGCACGCAGCGACCCGCCACTCGATGTACCGGAGCTGTTCGGTCTGCCCGAAGCCTCGGGTGTTCCCGAATCGCCCGGTGTCTCCGCTTGTCCCGCCACAGCGGCGCCACCCGACCCAGTCACGCACTCGACCCTACTGGCCCGGCACGGCGTGTTGCCAAACCGACGCGGCATGCGCGATCGGCATCACATGTTCACCAGCAGACACGCCCGAATTCACGTGTTGCCCGACGACACGTCGCCCCCGGACTGCGGTACGGATCGGAGATGTAGGCGATGCTGTAGGCACGATGTCCGAGAAGAAGGCCCTGCCGAGCGACCCGCTGCGCACCGACCTACCGTCGCTCAGTGGTGGATTTGCTGCGCGAAAGCTGACCTGGTCGCAGCGCGTGGTCCTCGGCGGTCGGCGGGCGCGCAGGCGGACCACCCGGCTCATCGTGCGAGTCGCGGTGAAGGCGTGGGACGACTCGATCTTCGCCAAATCCGCGGCCGCGGCGTTCTGGCAGACGCTCTCGCTGGCGCCGCTGCTGCTCGGCGTGCTCGGCAGCCTCGGCTACGTCGGCGGATGGTTCGGGCCCGACACCGTGCAGATCGTCGAATCGAAGATCATCTCGTTCAGCCGCGACCTGTTCAGTTCCACCGTCGTCTCCGACCTCATCGAGCCCACCGTGCAGGACGTGCTCGGGCGCGGACGCGGCGCGGTGGTGTCGGTCGGTTTCGTGCTGTCGCTGTGGGCGGGGTCGTCCGCCATGGCGACCTTCGTCGACTCGATCGTCGAGGCGCACGATCAGCAGGATGCGCGACACCCGGTGTGGCAGCGCATCTTCGCGCTGCTGCTGTACGTGTTGTTCCTGGTGGCGTCGGTGTTCATTCTGCCGCTGGTCGCGCTGGGGCCGACCCTGATCGGACGGGTGCTGCCCACGGCGTGGCGAGCGACCGGGCTGCGACTGCTCGACTTCTTCTACTATCCCGGCGTCGGGCTGCTGCTGATCGTCGGCCTGACCACGCTGTACAAGCTGGCGTTGCACACCTCGCTGCCGTGGCATCGACTGTTCAACGGGGCGCTGGTGGCCGGCGTGTTCTTCATGGCCGCGAGCGAAGGACTGCGGCGCTACCTGTCCTGGGTCACCGACACCGGCGTCACCTACGGCGCGCTCGCCACCCCCATCGCCTTCCTCCTGTTCACCTACTTCCTCGGCTTCGCCGTGATCCTCGGCGCCGAATTCAACGCCGCCGTCCAAGAATTCTGGCCCGCCCGCGCCACCCGCATGGAACAGGTCAAGGAATGGATCGCGAACCAGTTGAACAGCGACACCGAAGAAGAACCGTCCGCCCCCGACACCCCGAATCCCTCCGACCCGAAGTCGAACGCCACGCCCCCACCCAAAGACCCCCTCGACACCGAACCGAGAACCGCCTAGGCGCAGGGTCAGGCTGCGCTCCGGTCACGTCGGCACACTCGTCACGGTGCAGCCGGATCACTCGTCGGAGGGGAGTCAGGGCCAAAGTTGCGGTGCGTCCGGGCCCAACCAGCTGGACGCGCGTTCACCAGGTAATGGTGGCGGAGGGCTCTCGGGCGACGCCGCAAGGATTACCTGGTGATCACCTGACCAGGGCGTCGCGGGCGCGTTCGACGGCCGACGGAGTGCGTCGGCCGAGGCGGGGGACGACAGGGGGGTCAGTCGCCCTTTTTCAGGCCGTCGTAGACCTTCTTGCAGTCCGGGCAGACCGGGGAGCCGGGCTTGGGCGAGCGCGTCACCGGGAAGACCTCGCCGCACAGGGCGACGACATGGGTGCCCATGACGGCGCTCTCCGCGATCTTGTCCTTCTTCACGTAGTGGAAGAACTTCGGGGTGTCGTCGCTCGTCGACTCGTCGGTGGTCGAATCCGGGCGAACCATCGTGTCACTACTCACGCACTCCATGATGCCGCATGACAACTTCGCTGCCCAAGAGGACATGACCGTCGGCGACACCCGACCGATCCGGCGGCGTGTCCCTTTCGTTCCGCATTCGCCGTGCTGACCACTGTGTGTGCGGTCGAGCCCGGACAGTGGAAGACTCGACGGCATGCAGCAGCACGGCGACTCCTCCGACGCCGACGACTTCGACGGCTCCGGCCCCGAGGTCACGATGCCCTCCGTTTCTCCGCGCAAAGCCGGATACTTTCCCGGCAGCGACGACAAACATCCCGTCCTGATCACCGAGGCGCAGCCGTCGCTCGAGGATCAGCACCGCGCCCGGGTGCGCCGCTACACGATCATCATGGCGTTCCGCATCCCGTGCCTGGTGATCGCCGCGATCGTCTACAGCTCGTTCCACAGCGCGCTGCTCGCGATCCTGGTCATCGCGGTGTCCATCCCACTGCCCTGGATCGCCGTCCTCATCGCCAACGATCGCCCGCCGCGCCGCAAAGACGAACCGAGCCGCTGGGACCGCCCCCGCACCGCCATCGAATCGCGCCCGCACAACGCCATCGACGGCTGACCCCGGGGCACCCCGCCCGTTCTCGCCCGCGGAAACCCGTGACGAAACCGGAGCCCACCTGCGTCGACCCGGCCCTGTCCGCGCTCCGCCGGCACCGAGTGCCGACATCATCGGAACAGCCGCCTCCGCCACCGCACCATCAACGGACCACGTCGGAATCACCGCCGCATCTCTCGCATCACCAGCACCGAACGCCGACCACACGGATCGCTGCCGCATACCTCGCGCCGTAACATCGAAGGCCGCCGACATCGGAATCGCGGCGCATCCATCGCACCGGCCAGCACCGATCCCGGCAATAGGATCGCGACCACGTTCACTGCGCCGCAAGGCCGCTCGCCGGCATCGTAGGAATCACGCTGCACCCGTCGCACTGCAGCCCGATCGCCGACACCATCGGATCGCGGCACCCGCACCCCTCCCGCAGCGAGATCGGGACCGCATCTGCGCCTTTCTCACGCTCGGCCCAGCCGCACGCTCACACGGGGACGGCGACCGGTTCACTCGGCCGACGGGTGACGAAGGCGGACATCACCGCGGCGGCGGCGCAGAGGGCACCAGCCAGGTACCAGGCGAGGTCGTAGTTTCCTTGTAGGTCGCGGATCACGCCCGCGCCGGTGGCGGCGATCGCGGAGCCGATCTGGTGGGAGGCGAAGACCCAGCCGAAGGCTACGGGTCCGTCGGCGCCGAACAGTTCGCGGCAGAGCAGCACTGTCGGCGGAACCGTTGCGACCCAATCCAATCCGTAGAAGATGATGAACACCCACAGGCTGGGCTGGGTGTGCGGACCGAGCAATGACGGCAGGATCAACAGCGACGCGCCCCGCAGCACGTAGTAGCCGACCAACAGGTAGCGCGGGTCGACCCGGTCGGTCAGCCAGCCGGAGAAGATGGTGCCCGCCACGTCGAACACGCCGACCACGGCGAGCAGGCTCGCGGCGGCCGTCGGCGGCATGCCGTGGTCGTGGGCCGCGCTGACGAAGTGGGTGCCGACGAGCCCGTTGGTCGACGCACCGCACACCGCGAATCCCCCGGCCAGCAACCAGAATCCGGGCCGCCGCGCGATCGTGCCGAGCACGGTGAGCGCCCGCCACGCTCCAGCACTCGCGGGCGTGCGCAACCCGACGACACTGCCTTCTTCCGCGCCGTACGCGGTGACCCCGACATCGCTGGGGAAGTCTCGGATGAACAGCAGCACCAGCGGCACCACGGCCAGCGCCGCACCGGCGACGATCAGCGACGGCACCCGCCAGCCGTGCGCGTGCGCCACAGCCGACACCAACGGCAAGAACACCAGCTGACCGGTCGCGCCCGCCGCGGTGAGCACCCCGGTGACCAGGCCGCGCTGCCGCACGAACCAGCGCCCGGTGATGGTGGCGACGAACGGCATCGACATCGAACCGACCCCGATGCCCACGAGCAGCCCCCAGGTGAGCATCAGATGCCACGCTTCGGTCATGAACACGGTGAGCCCGCTGCCCGCGGCGACCAGCACCAGCGCGCACGCCACCACCTTGCGGATGCCGAATCGGTCCATCAGCGCCGCCGCGAACGGCGAAATCAGCCCGTAGAGGAGCAGATTCAGCGACACCGCCGCACCGATGGTGCCGTGCGACCAGCCGAACTCCGCGTGCAGCGGATCCAGCAGCACGCTGGGCACGGAGCGGAACGCCGCCGCACCGATCAACGTCACGAACCCGACCCCCGCGACCACCCATGCCGGGTGCAGCCGCCGGTGCTGAATCGAAACGGTCGGCGGCGTCTGGAGTTCGGTCATCCGCTGAGCGTGCCGGAATTCCGCCCGGGCAACGAGTGGCCGGAAAGCCACAAAACACCAATATCGTGCCACTTCCGACGACACGCCAATGTCCTCGACAGTGGGTGCCGCTTTCCCTAATGTGTCCCGGGGAACAAGACAGGAGAGAACATGATTCGGTGGGTCTGGGCCTTCCTCGACCGCCCCGCACAGCGTTTCGACGACTGCGCCAAGTTCTGGTCCACAGTCACCGGTACCGAACTCTCCGCCCGCCGCGGCGAGCACGACGAATTCCTCACGCTGCTACCCGATCCCGCGCTCTTCGCCGCCGCGGGCGTGAAGATGCAGGCGGTGACCGGGCTCGGCGGAGTACACCTCGACTTCGATGTCGACCACATCCCCACCGCGGTGCGCACCGCGCTCGATCTCGGCGCGGACCTGGTCGCGAACCACCCCGACTACGCGGTGCTGCGCTCCCCCGGCGGCCAGACCTTCTGCCTGACCCCGAGCGGTCGCGCCACCAGCACCCCCGCGCCCGCGGTGGCCGCCCCGGACGGCACCCTCAGCCGTCTCGATCAGGTGTGCCTCGATATCGGTCCCGCCGACCACGCGGTCGAGACCGAATTCTGGAAGTCGTTGACCGGCTGGACCTTTCAGCAAGGCAGGATGGCGGAGTTCGCTCGCTTGCGGGCCGAGCAGCAACTGCCGGTGCAGTTGCTGCTGCAGCGCCTCGGCGAAGACCGCGCCACCAGCGCACACATCGACCTCGCGTCCAACGACATCGAGGCCACGGCCACCTGGCACGAATCCCTCGGCGCCACCATCGTGCAGCGCTACGACCATTGGATCGTGATGACGGACCCGGCAGACGCCACCTACTGCGTCACCGCCCGCAACCCGAACACCGGCCTCCTCTGAACCACCACTGCACCTCGCGCCCCGGCACCCGCTCGCTGCGCGGTCCCCGCACCCCTCGAGACTTCTCGCACCCGTTCTGACGCCTCGCACGCTCTATGGCAAGCCACAACGAGTGCGCGAACGCAGAACTGGTGCGGAAACCCATCTCGCACGCTTTCCGGCAAGCCGTCCCCCGCGCGCCTCCCGCACCCAACGTCTCCT
This genomic stretch from Nocardia brasiliensis ATCC 700358 harbors:
- a CDS encoding TetR/AcrR family transcriptional regulator, with the translated sequence MAERGRPRAFDRTDALRRAMEVFWEHGYEGASMNDLTTAMGINSPSLYAAFGCKEALFREAIDLYGQTEGGYTERALREEPTARAAIEAMLRDNAIAYTVEDKPHGCMIVLAGSTYTTRNESIRDFLVEKRSGTTEDIRKRLDRGVTEGDLPADTDTAALANFYTTVLYGLSIQARDGVPLKSLTLAIDCAMAAWPAQDTSPATAGSGDQQ
- a CDS encoding DUF3099 domain-containing protein — protein: MQQHGDSSDADDFDGSGPEVTMPSVSPRKAGYFPGSDDKHPVLITEAQPSLEDQHRARVRRYTIIMAFRIPCLVIAAIVYSSFHSALLAILVIAVSIPLPWIAVLIANDRPPRRKDEPSRWDRPRTAIESRPHNAIDG
- a CDS encoding VOC family protein gives rise to the protein MIRWVWAFLDRPAQRFDDCAKFWSTVTGTELSARRGEHDEFLTLLPDPALFAAAGVKMQAVTGLGGVHLDFDVDHIPTAVRTALDLGADLVANHPDYAVLRSPGGQTFCLTPSGRATSTPAPAVAAPDGTLSRLDQVCLDIGPADHAVETEFWKSLTGWTFQQGRMAEFARLRAEQQLPVQLLLQRLGEDRATSAHIDLASNDIEATATWHESLGATIVQRYDHWIVMTDPADATYCVTARNPNTGLL
- a CDS encoding DUF3039 domain-containing protein produces the protein MECVSSDTMVRPDSTTDESTSDDTPKFFHYVKKDKIAESAVMGTHVVALCGEVFPVTRSPKPGSPVCPDCKKVYDGLKKGD
- a CDS encoding MFS transporter; translated protein: MTELQTPPTVSIQHRRLHPAWVVAGVGFVTLIGAAAFRSVPSVLLDPLHAEFGWSHGTIGAAVSLNLLLYGLISPFAAALMDRFGIRKVVACALVLVAAGSGLTVFMTEAWHLMLTWGLLVGIGVGSMSMPFVATITGRWFVRQRGLVTGVLTAAGATGQLVFLPLVSAVAHAHGWRVPSLIVAGAALAVVPLVLLFIRDFPSDVGVTAYGAEEGSVVGLRTPASAGAWRALTVLGTIARRPGFWLLAGGFAVCGASTNGLVGTHFVSAAHDHGMPPTAAASLLAVVGVFDVAGTIFSGWLTDRVDPRYLLVGYYVLRGASLLILPSLLGPHTQPSLWVFIIFYGLDWVATVPPTVLLCRELFGADGPVAFGWVFASHQIGSAIAATGAGVIRDLQGNYDLAWYLAGALCAAAAVMSAFVTRRPSEPVAVPV
- a CDS encoding YihY/virulence factor BrkB family protein, producing the protein MSEKKALPSDPLRTDLPSLSGGFAARKLTWSQRVVLGGRRARRRTTRLIVRVAVKAWDDSIFAKSAAAAFWQTLSLAPLLLGVLGSLGYVGGWFGPDTVQIVESKIISFSRDLFSSTVVSDLIEPTVQDVLGRGRGAVVSVGFVLSLWAGSSAMATFVDSIVEAHDQQDARHPVWQRIFALLLYVLFLVASVFILPLVALGPTLIGRVLPTAWRATGLRLLDFFYYPGVGLLLIVGLTTLYKLALHTSLPWHRLFNGALVAGVFFMAASEGLRRYLSWVTDTGVTYGALATPIAFLLFTYFLGFAVILGAEFNAAVQEFWPARATRMEQVKEWIANQLNSDTEEEPSAPDTPNPSDPKSNATPPPKDPLDTEPRTA
- a CDS encoding AraC family transcriptional regulator gives rise to the protein MSLNGHPRFQPVPPGPTAMVFGVGLLPAGFWFATHEHPQHQIAWAARGVIAVEVGDARWVLPPTRALWIPGGIRHRTGTADGAEMRGIYLEPGRCPVTFTTPTMLRVTRLLHELFDHLAAPGTAAAQRERAEAVVFDLLSPVDVVPITLQPPTDPRAKQVADALTRDPADDRTLAAFAAAVATSPRTLARLFVAETGITFGHWRTQVRLAASLPLLAAGLPIARIAGRVGYGTPSAYVAAFRRAVGVSPGRYFTG
- a CDS encoding DEAD/DEAH box helicase, which gives rise to MPRRFGNTPCRASRVECVTGSGGAAVAGQAETPGDSGTPEASGRPNSSGTSSGGSLRAWQRRALTKYLASKPRDFLAVATPGAGKTTFALRVAAELLADRTVDQITVVAPTEHLKHQWAQSAARAGIALDSRFSNAAGGTSGDYHGVVVTYAQVASHPSRHRVRTENRRTLVILDEIHHAGDAKSWGEATAEAFGDATRRLALTGTPFRSDDSQIPFITYEPDESGFPRSRADHAYGYSEALADGVVRPVVFLAYSGDAHWRDSAGEEHTARLGEPLNAEQTARAWRTALDPAGDWISAVLRAADMRLRQLRNTGMPDAGGLVIATDQERARDYAELLEHISGSKPALVLSDDPSSSDRIGEFAASKDPWMVAVRMVSEGVDVPRLAVGVYATSASTPLYFAQAIGRFVRARRPGETASVFLPSVPVLLDLAAQLELQRDHVIGKPHREKDGLEDELLIEANKQQDEPGEEEKSFVALAADAELDQVIYDGSSFGTATFAGSDEEADYLGIPGLLDADQMRALLRDRQSKQIADRAETPFTPAPGPQVASASERVATADRLGELRRELNSLVAMHHHRTNKPHGVIHGELRRECGGPPTALASADQLEERIAALRRM
- a CDS encoding class I SAM-dependent methyltransferase gives rise to the protein MAMNLLHRALCRSARWERTSATKIVPWALHGLDLGDSALEIGPGYGANVGTLRARTGTLTGVELDPELAARLRTRHGSAMTVVQGDGAEMPFAAEQFDSVVCFTMLHHVPTARQQDLVFADALRVLRPGGVFAGSDGLDGWLFRLIHLGDTCVPVPPEHAADRLTRIGFTDVEIEIGQGSFRFRARRPA
- a CDS encoding SDR family NAD(P)-dependent oxidoreductase, with product MSGLTGKVALVTGGSRGIGAAIARKLAADGAAVAITYQNRDVQAKAVVAEIESAGGRAVAYRADSADAADVVHAVHQTASDLGRLDILVNNAGIFPAKPFEEFTVDEVDRALNIHARAAFVGAQAAVAHMSDGGRIVSVGSNLSEHAPFAGLSLYNLSKSALNGFTKALARELGPRGITVNLLQPGSTVTDMNPVDGGHYDLQVQLSALGHFAAPEDMAAMVAFLAGDTGRSVTGATFTVDGGTNA